In one Macaca fascicularis isolate 582-1 chromosome 6, T2T-MFA8v1.1 genomic region, the following are encoded:
- the ZFP62 gene encoding zinc finger protein 62 homolog isoform X1: MTVSHLKTSTEDEEPAEEYANAGNTESKWPKGEGLHRDPVPESKVGDTCVWDSKVESQQEKPVENRMKEDKSCIREAISTAKSTANTKTEQEGEASEKSLRLSPQHITHQTMPVGQRGSEQGKCVENINGTSHPSLQQKTNAVKKLHKCDECGKSFKYNSRLVQHKIMHTGEKRYECDDCGGTFRSSSSLRVHKRIHTGEKPYACEECGKAYMSYSSLINHKSTHSGEKNCKCDECGKSFNYSSVLDQHKRIHTGEKPYECGECGKAFRNSSGLRVHKRIHTGEKPYECDICGKTFSNSSGLRVHKRIHTGEKPYECDECGKAFITCRTLLNHKSIHFGDKPYKCDECEKSFNYSSLLIQHKVIHTGEKPYECDECGKAFRNSSGLIVHKRIHTGEKPYKCDVCGKAFSYSSGLAVHKSIHPGKKAHECKECGKSFSYNSLLLQHRTIHTGERPYVCDVCGKTFRNNAGLKVHRRLHTGEKPYKCDVCGKAYISRSSLKNHKGIHLGEKPYKCSYCEKSFNYSSALEQHKRIHTREKPFGCDECGKAFRNNSGLKVHKRIHTGERPYKCEECGKAYISLSSLINHKSVHPGEKPFKCDECEKAFITYRTLINHKKVHLGEKPYKCDVCEKSFNYTSLLSQHKRVHTREKPYECDRCEKVFRNNSSLKVHKRIHTGEKPYECDVCGKAYISHSSLINHKSTHPGKTPHPCDECGKAFFSSRTLISHKRVHLGEKPFKCVECGKSFSYSSLLSQHKRVHTGEKPYVCDRCGKAFRNSSGLTVHKRIHTGEKPYECDECGKAYISHSSLINHKSVHQGKQPYNCECGKSFNYRSVLDQHKRIHTGRKPYRCNECGKAFNIRSNLTKHKRTHTGEESLSVIYVGSYSGTSQKRTYEGGSALDGSRMRLPL; the protein is encoded by the exons ATGACAG TGTCACATTTGAAGACGAGCACTGAGGATGAGGAACCAGCTGAAGAATATGCAAATGCTGGAAATACAGAATCTAAGTGGCCGAAAGGGGAAGGTCTTCACAGGGATCCTGTGCCTGAGTCTAAGGTTGGTGACACGTGTGTTTGGGATAGCAAGGTAGAGAGTCAGCAGGAAAAACCTGTGGAAAACAGGATGAAGGAAGACAAAAGCTGCATCAGGGAAGCAATCAGCACAGCCAAGAGTACAGCAAATACAAAGACAGAACAGGAAGGTGAGGCATCTGAGAAGAGCTTGCGTCTGAGCCCACAGCATATCACACACCAGACTATGCCTGTAGGACAGAGAGGCAGTGAGCAAGGCAAATGTGTGGAGAACATTAATGGAACCTCCCACCCTAGTCTACAGCAGAAAACCAATGCTGTTAAGAAATTACATAAATGTGATGAATGTGGGAAATCCTTCAAATATAATTCCCGCCTTGTTCAACATAAAATTATGCACACTGGGGAGAAGCGCTATGAATGTGACGACTGTGGAGGGACCTTCCGAAGCAGCTCCAGCCTTCGGGTCCACAAGCGGATCCACACTGGGGAGAAGCCGTACGCGTGtgaggaatgtgggaaagcctacATGTCCTACTCCAGCCTCATAAACCACAAAAGCACCCATTCTGGGGAGAAGAACTGCAAATGCGATGAATGTGGAAAATCCTTCAATTATAGCTCTGTTCTGGACCAGCATAAAAGGATCCACACTGGGGAGAAGCCCTATGAGTGCGGTGAGTGTGGAAAGGCCTTCAGGAACAGCTCTGGGCTCCGAGTCCACAAAAGGATCCACACGGGGGAGAAGCCCTATGAATGCGACATCTGTGGGAAAACCTTCAGTAACAGCTCTGGCCTTAGGGTCCACAAAAGGATCCACACGGGcgagaaaccttatgaatgtgATGAGTGTGGGAAGGCCTTCATTACTTGTAGAACACTTCTCAACCATAAAAGCATCCACTTTGGAGATAAACCCTATAAATGTGATGAGTGTGAGAAATCTTTTAATTATAGCTCTCTTCTCATTCAGCATAAAGTcatccacactggagagaaaccttatgaatgtgACGAATGTGGGAAGGCTTTCAGGAACAGCTCAGGCCTCATAGTGCATAAAAGGATCCACAcgggagagaaaccttacaagtgtgaTGTCTGTGGCAAAGCATTCAGCTATAGCTCAGGCCTCGCAGTCCATAAAAGCATTCACCCTGGAAAGAAAGCCCATGAGTGTAAGGAGTGTGGGAAGTCCTTCAGTTATAACTCACTTCTTCTTCAGCACAGAACTATTCACACCGGAGAGAGACCTtatgtatgtgatgtgtgtgggaAAACGTTCAGAAACAATGCAGGCCTCAAAGTCCACAGGAGGCTGCATACTGGGGAGAAACCCTATAAGTGTGATGTGTGTGGGAAAGCCTATATCTCACGCTCTAGCCTTAAAAATCACAAAGGAATCCACCTTGGGGAGAAGCCCTATAAATGTAGCTATTGTGAGAAATCCTTCAACTACAGCTCTGCCCTTGAGCAGCATAAAAGGATTCATACCAGGGAAAAACCCTTTGGGTGTGATGAGTGTGGAAAAGCTTTCAGAAATAATTCCGGCCTTAAAGTACATAAACGAATCCACACTGGGGAACgaccttacaaatgtgaagaatgtgggaaAGCGTATATCTCCCTCTCGAGCCTTATAAATCATAAAAGCGTCCACCCCGGGGAGAAGCCCTTTAAGTGTGATGAGTGTGAGAAGGCCTTCATCACATACCGAACCCTTATAAACCACAAAAAAGTTCATCTTGGGGAGAAGCCCTACAAATGTGATGTGTGTGAGAAATCTTTTAATTACACATCACTCCTTTCTCAGCACAAAAGGGTCCACActagagagaaaccctatgaatgtgaCAGGTGCGAGAAGGTCTTCAGAAACAACTCAAGCCTTAAAGTTCATAAGAGAATCCATACTGGGGAGAAGCCCTATGAATGTGACGTGTGTGGAAAAGCCTACATCTCACACTCAAGCCTTATTAACCATAAAAGTACCCACCCCGGCAAGACACCGCATCCATGCGATGAGTGTGGAAAAGCTTTTTTCTCAAGCAGAACTCTTATAAGCCATAAAAGAGTCCATCTTGGAGAGAAACCCTTCAAGTGTGTCGAGTGTGGGAAATCTTTCAGTTACAGCTCTCTCCTTTCTCAGCACAAGAGGGTCCACACAGGGGAGAAACCCTATGTGTGTGATAGGTGTGGGAAGGCCTTCAGGAACAGCTCAGGCCTCACAGTGCATAAAAGGATCCACACaggtgagaaaccctatgaatgtgaTGAGTGTGGGAAGGCATACATCTCACACTCAAGTCTTATCAACCATAAAAGTGTCCACCAGGGGAAGCAGCCCTATAATTGTGAGTGTGGGAAATCCTTCAATTATAGATCAGTCCTTGACCAGCACAAAAGGATCCACACTGGAAGGAAGCCATACCGATGTAATGAGTGTGGTAAGGCTTTCAATATCCGATCAAATCTCACCAAGCATAAAAGAACCCATACTGGAGAGGAGTCTTTAAGTGTGATATATGTGGGAAGTTATAGTGGCACATCCCAGAAGAGAACCTATGAGGGAGGGAGTGCCCTGGATGGGAGCAGGATGAGGCTGCCTCTGTAG
- the ZFP62 gene encoding zinc finger protein 62 homolog isoform X4 produces the protein MKEDKSCIREAISTAKSTANTKTEQEGEASEKSLRLSPQHITHQTMPVGQRGSEQGKCVENINGTSHPSLQQKTNAVKKLHKCDECGKSFKYNSRLVQHKIMHTGEKRYECDDCGGTFRSSSSLRVHKRIHTGEKPYACEECGKAYMSYSSLINHKSTHSGEKNCKCDECGKSFNYSSVLDQHKRIHTGEKPYECGECGKAFRNSSGLRVHKRIHTGEKPYECDICGKTFSNSSGLRVHKRIHTGEKPYECDECGKAFITCRTLLNHKSIHFGDKPYKCDECEKSFNYSSLLIQHKVIHTGEKPYECDECGKAFRNSSGLIVHKRIHTGEKPYKCDVCGKAFSYSSGLAVHKSIHPGKKAHECKECGKSFSYNSLLLQHRTIHTGERPYVCDVCGKTFRNNAGLKVHRRLHTGEKPYKCDVCGKAYISRSSLKNHKGIHLGEKPYKCSYCEKSFNYSSALEQHKRIHTREKPFGCDECGKAFRNNSGLKVHKRIHTGERPYKCEECGKAYISLSSLINHKSVHPGEKPFKCDECEKAFITYRTLINHKKVHLGEKPYKCDVCEKSFNYTSLLSQHKRVHTREKPYECDRCEKVFRNNSSLKVHKRIHTGEKPYECDVCGKAYISHSSLINHKSTHPGKTPHPCDECGKAFFSSRTLISHKRVHLGEKPFKCVECGKSFSYSSLLSQHKRVHTGEKPYVCDRCGKAFRNSSGLTVHKRIHTGEKPYECDECGKAYISHSSLINHKSVHQGKQPYNCECGKSFNYRSVLDQHKRIHTGRKPYRCNECGKAFNIRSNLTKHKRTHTGEESLSVIYVGSYSGTSQKRTYEGGSALDGSRMRLPL, from the coding sequence ATGAAGGAAGACAAAAGCTGCATCAGGGAAGCAATCAGCACAGCCAAGAGTACAGCAAATACAAAGACAGAACAGGAAGGTGAGGCATCTGAGAAGAGCTTGCGTCTGAGCCCACAGCATATCACACACCAGACTATGCCTGTAGGACAGAGAGGCAGTGAGCAAGGCAAATGTGTGGAGAACATTAATGGAACCTCCCACCCTAGTCTACAGCAGAAAACCAATGCTGTTAAGAAATTACATAAATGTGATGAATGTGGGAAATCCTTCAAATATAATTCCCGCCTTGTTCAACATAAAATTATGCACACTGGGGAGAAGCGCTATGAATGTGACGACTGTGGAGGGACCTTCCGAAGCAGCTCCAGCCTTCGGGTCCACAAGCGGATCCACACTGGGGAGAAGCCGTACGCGTGtgaggaatgtgggaaagcctacATGTCCTACTCCAGCCTCATAAACCACAAAAGCACCCATTCTGGGGAGAAGAACTGCAAATGCGATGAATGTGGAAAATCCTTCAATTATAGCTCTGTTCTGGACCAGCATAAAAGGATCCACACTGGGGAGAAGCCCTATGAGTGCGGTGAGTGTGGAAAGGCCTTCAGGAACAGCTCTGGGCTCCGAGTCCACAAAAGGATCCACACGGGGGAGAAGCCCTATGAATGCGACATCTGTGGGAAAACCTTCAGTAACAGCTCTGGCCTTAGGGTCCACAAAAGGATCCACACGGGcgagaaaccttatgaatgtgATGAGTGTGGGAAGGCCTTCATTACTTGTAGAACACTTCTCAACCATAAAAGCATCCACTTTGGAGATAAACCCTATAAATGTGATGAGTGTGAGAAATCTTTTAATTATAGCTCTCTTCTCATTCAGCATAAAGTcatccacactggagagaaaccttatgaatgtgACGAATGTGGGAAGGCTTTCAGGAACAGCTCAGGCCTCATAGTGCATAAAAGGATCCACAcgggagagaaaccttacaagtgtgaTGTCTGTGGCAAAGCATTCAGCTATAGCTCAGGCCTCGCAGTCCATAAAAGCATTCACCCTGGAAAGAAAGCCCATGAGTGTAAGGAGTGTGGGAAGTCCTTCAGTTATAACTCACTTCTTCTTCAGCACAGAACTATTCACACCGGAGAGAGACCTtatgtatgtgatgtgtgtgggaAAACGTTCAGAAACAATGCAGGCCTCAAAGTCCACAGGAGGCTGCATACTGGGGAGAAACCCTATAAGTGTGATGTGTGTGGGAAAGCCTATATCTCACGCTCTAGCCTTAAAAATCACAAAGGAATCCACCTTGGGGAGAAGCCCTATAAATGTAGCTATTGTGAGAAATCCTTCAACTACAGCTCTGCCCTTGAGCAGCATAAAAGGATTCATACCAGGGAAAAACCCTTTGGGTGTGATGAGTGTGGAAAAGCTTTCAGAAATAATTCCGGCCTTAAAGTACATAAACGAATCCACACTGGGGAACgaccttacaaatgtgaagaatgtgggaaAGCGTATATCTCCCTCTCGAGCCTTATAAATCATAAAAGCGTCCACCCCGGGGAGAAGCCCTTTAAGTGTGATGAGTGTGAGAAGGCCTTCATCACATACCGAACCCTTATAAACCACAAAAAAGTTCATCTTGGGGAGAAGCCCTACAAATGTGATGTGTGTGAGAAATCTTTTAATTACACATCACTCCTTTCTCAGCACAAAAGGGTCCACActagagagaaaccctatgaatgtgaCAGGTGCGAGAAGGTCTTCAGAAACAACTCAAGCCTTAAAGTTCATAAGAGAATCCATACTGGGGAGAAGCCCTATGAATGTGACGTGTGTGGAAAAGCCTACATCTCACACTCAAGCCTTATTAACCATAAAAGTACCCACCCCGGCAAGACACCGCATCCATGCGATGAGTGTGGAAAAGCTTTTTTCTCAAGCAGAACTCTTATAAGCCATAAAAGAGTCCATCTTGGAGAGAAACCCTTCAAGTGTGTCGAGTGTGGGAAATCTTTCAGTTACAGCTCTCTCCTTTCTCAGCACAAGAGGGTCCACACAGGGGAGAAACCCTATGTGTGTGATAGGTGTGGGAAGGCCTTCAGGAACAGCTCAGGCCTCACAGTGCATAAAAGGATCCACACaggtgagaaaccctatgaatgtgaTGAGTGTGGGAAGGCATACATCTCACACTCAAGTCTTATCAACCATAAAAGTGTCCACCAGGGGAAGCAGCCCTATAATTGTGAGTGTGGGAAATCCTTCAATTATAGATCAGTCCTTGACCAGCACAAAAGGATCCACACTGGAAGGAAGCCATACCGATGTAATGAGTGTGGTAAGGCTTTCAATATCCGATCAAATCTCACCAAGCATAAAAGAACCCATACTGGAGAGGAGTCTTTAAGTGTGATATATGTGGGAAGTTATAGTGGCACATCCCAGAAGAGAACCTATGAGGGAGGGAGTGCCCTGGATGGGAGCAGGATGAGGCTGCCTCTGTAG
- the ZFP62 gene encoding zinc finger protein 62 homolog isoform X3, whose translation MSHLKTSTEDEEPAEEYANAGNTESKWPKGEGLHRDPVPESKVGDTCVWDSKVESQQEKPVENRMKEDKSCIREAISTAKSTANTKTEQEGEASEKSLRLSPQHITHQTMPVGQRGSEQGKCVENINGTSHPSLQQKTNAVKKLHKCDECGKSFKYNSRLVQHKIMHTGEKRYECDDCGGTFRSSSSLRVHKRIHTGEKPYACEECGKAYMSYSSLINHKSTHSGEKNCKCDECGKSFNYSSVLDQHKRIHTGEKPYECGECGKAFRNSSGLRVHKRIHTGEKPYECDICGKTFSNSSGLRVHKRIHTGEKPYECDECGKAFITCRTLLNHKSIHFGDKPYKCDECEKSFNYSSLLIQHKVIHTGEKPYECDECGKAFRNSSGLIVHKRIHTGEKPYKCDVCGKAFSYSSGLAVHKSIHPGKKAHECKECGKSFSYNSLLLQHRTIHTGERPYVCDVCGKTFRNNAGLKVHRRLHTGEKPYKCDVCGKAYISRSSLKNHKGIHLGEKPYKCSYCEKSFNYSSALEQHKRIHTREKPFGCDECGKAFRNNSGLKVHKRIHTGERPYKCEECGKAYISLSSLINHKSVHPGEKPFKCDECEKAFITYRTLINHKKVHLGEKPYKCDVCEKSFNYTSLLSQHKRVHTREKPYECDRCEKVFRNNSSLKVHKRIHTGEKPYECDVCGKAYISHSSLINHKSTHPGKTPHPCDECGKAFFSSRTLISHKRVHLGEKPFKCVECGKSFSYSSLLSQHKRVHTGEKPYVCDRCGKAFRNSSGLTVHKRIHTGEKPYECDECGKAYISHSSLINHKSVHQGKQPYNCECGKSFNYRSVLDQHKRIHTGRKPYRCNECGKAFNIRSNLTKHKRTHTGEESLSVIYVGSYSGTSQKRTYEGGSALDGSRMRLPL comes from the exons A TGTCACATTTGAAGACGAGCACTGAGGATGAGGAACCAGCTGAAGAATATGCAAATGCTGGAAATACAGAATCTAAGTGGCCGAAAGGGGAAGGTCTTCACAGGGATCCTGTGCCTGAGTCTAAGGTTGGTGACACGTGTGTTTGGGATAGCAAGGTAGAGAGTCAGCAGGAAAAACCTGTGGAAAACAGGATGAAGGAAGACAAAAGCTGCATCAGGGAAGCAATCAGCACAGCCAAGAGTACAGCAAATACAAAGACAGAACAGGAAGGTGAGGCATCTGAGAAGAGCTTGCGTCTGAGCCCACAGCATATCACACACCAGACTATGCCTGTAGGACAGAGAGGCAGTGAGCAAGGCAAATGTGTGGAGAACATTAATGGAACCTCCCACCCTAGTCTACAGCAGAAAACCAATGCTGTTAAGAAATTACATAAATGTGATGAATGTGGGAAATCCTTCAAATATAATTCCCGCCTTGTTCAACATAAAATTATGCACACTGGGGAGAAGCGCTATGAATGTGACGACTGTGGAGGGACCTTCCGAAGCAGCTCCAGCCTTCGGGTCCACAAGCGGATCCACACTGGGGAGAAGCCGTACGCGTGtgaggaatgtgggaaagcctacATGTCCTACTCCAGCCTCATAAACCACAAAAGCACCCATTCTGGGGAGAAGAACTGCAAATGCGATGAATGTGGAAAATCCTTCAATTATAGCTCTGTTCTGGACCAGCATAAAAGGATCCACACTGGGGAGAAGCCCTATGAGTGCGGTGAGTGTGGAAAGGCCTTCAGGAACAGCTCTGGGCTCCGAGTCCACAAAAGGATCCACACGGGGGAGAAGCCCTATGAATGCGACATCTGTGGGAAAACCTTCAGTAACAGCTCTGGCCTTAGGGTCCACAAAAGGATCCACACGGGcgagaaaccttatgaatgtgATGAGTGTGGGAAGGCCTTCATTACTTGTAGAACACTTCTCAACCATAAAAGCATCCACTTTGGAGATAAACCCTATAAATGTGATGAGTGTGAGAAATCTTTTAATTATAGCTCTCTTCTCATTCAGCATAAAGTcatccacactggagagaaaccttatgaatgtgACGAATGTGGGAAGGCTTTCAGGAACAGCTCAGGCCTCATAGTGCATAAAAGGATCCACAcgggagagaaaccttacaagtgtgaTGTCTGTGGCAAAGCATTCAGCTATAGCTCAGGCCTCGCAGTCCATAAAAGCATTCACCCTGGAAAGAAAGCCCATGAGTGTAAGGAGTGTGGGAAGTCCTTCAGTTATAACTCACTTCTTCTTCAGCACAGAACTATTCACACCGGAGAGAGACCTtatgtatgtgatgtgtgtgggaAAACGTTCAGAAACAATGCAGGCCTCAAAGTCCACAGGAGGCTGCATACTGGGGAGAAACCCTATAAGTGTGATGTGTGTGGGAAAGCCTATATCTCACGCTCTAGCCTTAAAAATCACAAAGGAATCCACCTTGGGGAGAAGCCCTATAAATGTAGCTATTGTGAGAAATCCTTCAACTACAGCTCTGCCCTTGAGCAGCATAAAAGGATTCATACCAGGGAAAAACCCTTTGGGTGTGATGAGTGTGGAAAAGCTTTCAGAAATAATTCCGGCCTTAAAGTACATAAACGAATCCACACTGGGGAACgaccttacaaatgtgaagaatgtgggaaAGCGTATATCTCCCTCTCGAGCCTTATAAATCATAAAAGCGTCCACCCCGGGGAGAAGCCCTTTAAGTGTGATGAGTGTGAGAAGGCCTTCATCACATACCGAACCCTTATAAACCACAAAAAAGTTCATCTTGGGGAGAAGCCCTACAAATGTGATGTGTGTGAGAAATCTTTTAATTACACATCACTCCTTTCTCAGCACAAAAGGGTCCACActagagagaaaccctatgaatgtgaCAGGTGCGAGAAGGTCTTCAGAAACAACTCAAGCCTTAAAGTTCATAAGAGAATCCATACTGGGGAGAAGCCCTATGAATGTGACGTGTGTGGAAAAGCCTACATCTCACACTCAAGCCTTATTAACCATAAAAGTACCCACCCCGGCAAGACACCGCATCCATGCGATGAGTGTGGAAAAGCTTTTTTCTCAAGCAGAACTCTTATAAGCCATAAAAGAGTCCATCTTGGAGAGAAACCCTTCAAGTGTGTCGAGTGTGGGAAATCTTTCAGTTACAGCTCTCTCCTTTCTCAGCACAAGAGGGTCCACACAGGGGAGAAACCCTATGTGTGTGATAGGTGTGGGAAGGCCTTCAGGAACAGCTCAGGCCTCACAGTGCATAAAAGGATCCACACaggtgagaaaccctatgaatgtgaTGAGTGTGGGAAGGCATACATCTCACACTCAAGTCTTATCAACCATAAAAGTGTCCACCAGGGGAAGCAGCCCTATAATTGTGAGTGTGGGAAATCCTTCAATTATAGATCAGTCCTTGACCAGCACAAAAGGATCCACACTGGAAGGAAGCCATACCGATGTAATGAGTGTGGTAAGGCTTTCAATATCCGATCAAATCTCACCAAGCATAAAAGAACCCATACTGGAGAGGAGTCTTTAAGTGTGATATATGTGGGAAGTTATAGTGGCACATCCCAGAAGAGAACCTATGAGGGAGGGAGTGCCCTGGATGGGAGCAGGATGAGGCTGCCTCTGTAG